The genomic window GGCGAACGCCCGCGCCGGCGCCCTCATCACGGCCTACGCGCTCGGCGTCGTCGTCGGGGCGCCGACCATCGCCGCCTTCGCCGCGCGCATGCCGCGCCGCACGCTGCTCATCGCCCTCGCGGTCGCCTTCACGCTCGGCACCGTGGCCTCGGCGCTGCTGCCCACCTTCGAGACCGTGCTCGTGGCCCGCTTCGTCGCCGCTCTGCCGCACGGCGCCTACTTCGGCGTCGCGGCGCTCGTCGCCGCCGATCTGATGGGCCCGGGCAAGCGCGGGCAGGGCGTCGCCCTCGTGCTGTCGGGGCTGACGATCGCGACCGTCATCGGGGTTCCCGTGCTGACCGCCGTCGGCCAGACGCAGGGCTGGCGCGTCGCCTACCTGCTCGTCGCCGCACTCTTCGCGGCCACGGCCATCGCCATCCGCCTGCTCGTGCCGTGGCAGCCGGGCAACCCGCGGTCGACCATCCGCTCCGAGCTCGCCGCCTTCGCCTCGCTGCAGGTGTGGATCGCGTTGCTCGTCGGCGCGATCGGCTTCGGCGGCTTCTTCGCGATGTACACCTACATCGCCCCCATGGTCACCGACGAGGCGGGACTCCCCGCCTCGAGCGTGCCGATCGTGCTCGTCACCACCGGCATCGCCATGACGATCGGCAACCTCATCGGCGGTCGGCTGGCCGACCGCGGCACGGTGCGGGCGATCTTCCTCGGCTTCTCCGGCCTCATCGCCTCGGTCGTGGTGCTCGGCCTCACCGGGGCGACCGCGGTCGGCCTGTTCGTCGGAACGGCGCTCGTCGGCTTCATGGCGGCGACGCTGAGCCCGATCATCCAGACGCGCCTCATGGACGTCGCGGGGGAGTCGCAGACCCTCGCCGCCGCGCTCAACCACTCCGCGCTCAACATCGGCAACGCGCTCGGCGCGGCGCTCGGCGGGGTCGTCGTCGCGGCGGGCTGGGGCTACCTCGCCCCCGCCTGGGTCGGGCTCGCGCTCGCCGTCGGCGGTGTACTGCTGGCCGTGCTCAGCGTGCGTCTCGAGCGCGGGGCTGCGCAGCGGGGCTGAGCCGCGGCGGGATGCCCGCCTCGCGCCGCCCGCCGCGGTGGGGTCTCAGGCGCCCTGCGCGTCCACGAGGATCCCGTCGGTGAGGGCCTGCTTGCGCAGCGCGACCTTCGTGCCGACGTCGATGCCCGCGATGCGGTACTTCTCGCGGATGCGCTTGAGGTAGCTC from Microcella daejeonensis includes these protein-coding regions:
- a CDS encoding MFS transporter, with amino-acid sequence MAALLALSLGGFGIGSTEFVAMGLLPDFARDLLPALYAVSSEQANARAGALITAYALGVVVGAPTIAAFAARMPRRTLLIALAVAFTLGTVASALLPTFETVLVARFVAALPHGAYFGVAALVAADLMGPGKRGQGVALVLSGLTIATVIGVPVLTAVGQTQGWRVAYLLVAALFAATAIAIRLLVPWQPGNPRSTIRSELAAFASLQVWIALLVGAIGFGGFFAMYTYIAPMVTDEAGLPASSVPIVLVTTGIAMTIGNLIGGRLADRGTVRAIFLGFSGLIASVVVLGLTGATAVGLFVGTALVGFMAATLSPIIQTRLMDVAGESQTLAAALNHSALNIGNALGAALGGVVVAAGWGYLAPAWVGLALAVGGVLLAVLSVRLERGAAQRG